One genomic region from Sphingobacterium sp. UGAL515B_05 encodes:
- a CDS encoding ATP-binding protein, whose amino-acid sequence MQKPQKNVPIFFEALSQMPIATAIYDNSNLNIAFANSRMLNIWRSENEIFGHSFAEVFPVFTEEGFTDILRNVWDSGVTYRAFDTPATIIDRDFKMKRYFDFEYKPLFDKRGRTYSILHTATDVTHKIHKDKPTDQENITINPATNLRMISYTLSHDAKNPLALAKLGIGVLKEHLDMQSSRRVELYDVIDQSLENIADIIDKTVELSLAPINSLRKQYIRLDLTLPNWCREAKLLYRSHHTELIFGDLFPLNSDQNGIYQVFTNLINNAIKYSSANKKAQVYIYSEKVTNGVLYFIKDNGIGIPQHELENIRMERQRGSNSTDYNGKGIGLFIVQELLERLKAQMAIFSRENQGTEVRLFFPN is encoded by the coding sequence ATGCAAAAACCTCAAAAGAATGTTCCGATTTTCTTTGAAGCACTAAGTCAGATGCCTATTGCAACTGCCATTTATGATAACTCAAACCTCAATATCGCATTTGCTAATTCGCGTATGCTAAACATATGGCGTAGTGAGAATGAAATCTTTGGACATTCCTTTGCAGAGGTTTTTCCTGTATTTACTGAGGAAGGATTTACAGATATACTCCGTAATGTTTGGGATAGCGGTGTCACCTATAGGGCCTTTGATACACCAGCAACCATCATAGACCGTGATTTCAAAATGAAGCGCTATTTTGATTTTGAATATAAGCCTTTGTTTGATAAGCGGGGTCGAACTTATTCTATCCTACATACAGCCACAGATGTTACCCATAAAATACATAAAGATAAACCCACAGATCAAGAAAATATAACAATCAATCCGGCAACGAACCTTCGAATGATATCGTACACTCTTTCTCATGACGCCAAGAATCCTTTAGCGCTTGCTAAATTAGGAATAGGTGTACTGAAAGAACATTTAGATATGCAATCGAGCCGCCGGGTAGAACTCTATGATGTGATTGATCAATCTCTTGAGAACATCGCAGATATTATTGACAAAACAGTAGAGCTGAGTCTTGCTCCAATTAATAGCCTAAGGAAGCAGTACATTCGCTTGGATCTTACCCTTCCAAATTGGTGCCGAGAAGCTAAACTATTATATCGCAGTCATCATACAGAGCTTATCTTTGGTGATCTTTTCCCATTAAATAGTGATCAAAATGGAATATACCAAGTCTTCACCAACCTGATCAACAATGCCATTAAATACTCATCAGCCAATAAAAAGGCACAAGTATATATTTATAGTGAAAAAGTAACAAATGGCGTATTGTATTTTATCAAAGATAACGGTATTGGCATTCCACAGCATGAACTCGAAAATATCCGCATGGAAAGACAACGCGGATCCAACTCGACGGACTACAATGGTAAAGGCATAGGATTATTTATTGTCCAGGAACTCCTTGAAAGACTCAAAGCACAGATGGCCATCTTTAGCCGCGAAAACCAAGGGACCGAGGTGCGCTTATTTTTCCCCAATTAA
- a CDS encoding GNAT family N-acetyltransferase, with the protein MDKYLEIREYDARDRNKLIDILYMNIPKYFAESEVADFEEYLDKEVEAYFVALVNGQIVGGGGVGFSDDEQTGFLSWSFLNPKYHGFGFGKALLNYRIGFLYSHHQVEKIEVGTSQFTFGFYKKNGFILREIHKDYWAEGFDLYDMVHTRE; encoded by the coding sequence ATGGACAAGTATTTGGAAATTAGAGAATATGATGCTCGGGACAGAAATAAACTGATTGATATTCTTTATATGAATATACCGAAGTACTTTGCGGAGAGTGAGGTCGCCGACTTCGAAGAATATCTTGACAAGGAGGTGGAAGCCTATTTTGTCGCACTGGTTAATGGGCAAATTGTTGGTGGTGGTGGGGTCGGATTTTCGGATGATGAGCAAACAGGATTTTTAAGTTGGAGTTTTTTAAATCCAAAATATCATGGATTTGGTTTTGGTAAAGCCTTATTGAATTATCGCATTGGCTTTCTATACAGCCATCATCAGGTTGAAAAAATAGAAGTTGGAACCTCCCAATTTACATTCGGATTCTATAAAAAAAATGGGTTTATACTAAGAGAAATCCATAAAGACTATTGGGCTGAAGGTTTTGATTTATATGATATGGTCCATACAAGGGAATAG
- a CDS encoding DinB family protein, with protein MNRQELIKTFSDNHHTVIAYIEVLPDPHFSYRNHEKWTAGQQLKHILLTLLPFPKVLQSKDFIAQKFGSLQRTTWDYDTVRNNYLKTSRQAPSQFLPEEILPAQKEDLIAQLEEVLATINQLFAQYNEEELDSLVLPHPLLGKLSIREMFYLMSYHPLHHLNQIKENLIVFNQ; from the coding sequence ATGAATAGACAAGAATTGATCAAAACCTTTTCTGACAACCACCATACCGTTATTGCCTATATCGAGGTATTACCTGATCCCCACTTTTCATATCGTAATCATGAAAAATGGACGGCTGGTCAGCAGCTAAAACATATTCTCTTAACACTTCTACCCTTTCCAAAGGTACTTCAATCAAAAGATTTCATAGCCCAAAAATTCGGGTCTCTACAACGTACAACCTGGGATTACGATACAGTGCGTAACAATTATCTCAAAACAAGCCGACAGGCCCCAAGTCAATTTTTGCCTGAAGAAATCCTACCCGCACAGAAAGAGGATCTGATAGCGCAGCTGGAAGAAGTATTAGCAACAATCAATCAACTATTTGCACAGTACAATGAAGAGGAGCTAGATAGCCTGGTTTTGCCGCATCCTCTGCTCGGAAAACTCAGTATTCGCGAAATGTTTTATCTGATGAGCTATCATCCCCTACATCACCTGAATCAAATCAAGGAAAACTTGATCGTATTCAATCAATGA
- a CDS encoding discoidin domain-containing protein: MRKLLNLMLATLALGAASCNKTLVNTEESVETLKAKTSTSSVTNEWNSNPYKLNVIYFVPNDVDSIPNFRKRLSKILLDAQNMFANNMDREGFGRKSFGLDLLNDSLINIHYIAGKYGKATYPYSGGSGAVKAEVDSYFNQNPSGKKSEHNLIIIPTYNTDPANPGGPPFYGTGTSCYALDYVNLDAKNLGIGGDIGRKATVWIGGMIHELGHGLNASHNRMNKTLAPTLGTALMGSGNSTYGISTTSLTSTTAATFNNSQVFSPVVRTDWYASASAEITSLSSSFVNNKIIVSGKFTTTKPVNDIVVWHDREPFGVNNDYDAVQWATKIIGQDSFRFECPLADFYDLTGNYEMRIGFLHVNGSRTTLGYAYNFVNNIPDLSKVVTYKLLPTTGWSIVASDSNEPGSPASNVLDMNRSTVWHTPWSSTQTPQPHFFSVNMGALRTVKGLAFRNRDNLNGAMKDVNIYVSTNGVSWTLIKTTQLSKVAGSWINVDLNTSVSTQYLKIESTSSWGDFFYSHLADFGVY; this comes from the coding sequence ATGAGAAAACTTTTAAATCTAATGCTTGCAACCCTCGCTTTAGGGGCTGCCTCCTGTAACAAGACCTTGGTAAACACCGAAGAAAGTGTCGAAACTCTAAAAGCAAAAACATCAACTAGCTCGGTAACAAATGAATGGAACAGTAATCCCTACAAGCTGAACGTCATCTATTTTGTTCCAAATGATGTTGATTCCATTCCCAACTTCAGAAAGCGTCTTAGCAAGATCCTGTTGGACGCCCAAAATATGTTTGCAAATAATATGGACCGCGAAGGCTTCGGCAGAAAATCCTTCGGATTGGATCTGCTCAATGACAGCCTGATTAATATCCATTACATTGCTGGAAAATATGGCAAAGCTACTTATCCGTACTCAGGGGGCAGCGGCGCTGTGAAAGCGGAAGTGGACAGCTATTTTAATCAAAATCCGTCAGGAAAAAAAAGCGAGCACAATCTAATCATTATTCCAACCTACAATACAGATCCAGCTAATCCGGGAGGTCCTCCATTCTATGGTACAGGTACCAGCTGCTACGCATTAGATTATGTAAATCTGGACGCCAAAAACTTAGGAATAGGCGGTGATATTGGAAGGAAAGCAACTGTATGGATAGGTGGAATGATTCACGAACTGGGCCATGGCTTAAATGCCAGCCACAACAGAATGAATAAAACGTTAGCGCCAACTTTAGGTACGGCATTGATGGGTTCGGGCAATTCGACCTATGGAATCTCTACAACTTCTTTGACCAGTACCACAGCAGCAACATTTAACAATAGCCAAGTATTCAGCCCTGTGGTAAGAACTGACTGGTACGCGTCCGCATCTGCAGAAATAACATCCCTGTCATCAAGCTTTGTGAACAATAAGATTATCGTTTCCGGGAAATTTACAACAACAAAACCAGTCAATGACATTGTTGTTTGGCACGATAGGGAGCCATTTGGGGTGAATAACGATTATGATGCCGTACAATGGGCGACAAAAATAATAGGCCAAGATAGTTTTCGATTTGAGTGCCCATTAGCTGATTTTTATGATCTGACAGGAAATTACGAAATGAGAATAGGATTTCTCCATGTCAATGGAAGCCGTACTACCTTAGGATACGCTTATAACTTCGTTAACAATATCCCCGATTTATCCAAGGTTGTGACCTATAAATTGTTACCGACCACAGGTTGGTCAATTGTAGCTAGCGATAGTAATGAGCCTGGATCACCAGCCAGCAATGTATTGGATATGAATAGAAGTACGGTCTGGCATACTCCGTGGTCGTCCACTCAAACCCCGCAGCCACATTTCTTTTCCGTCAATATGGGCGCATTACGTACCGTAAAAGGACTTGCTTTCCGTAACCGAGACAATTTAAATGGAGCGATGAAAGATGTCAATATTTACGTAAGTACAAATGGTGTAAGCTGGACACTGATCAAAACGACGCAGTTGAGCAAAGTTGCTGGTTCCTGGATCAATGTCGATCTTAATACATCCGTTAGTACCCAATACCTTAAAATAGAATCGACAAGTTCTTGGGGCGATTTCTTCTATTCGCATCTCGCTGATTTTGGAGTTTATTAA
- a CDS encoding YdcF family protein, translating into MEKIKNLILLLGAPNDEQGNLSVMALDRNECAYNFYCHNEGTTILCTGGMGEHFNRTEKPHGAYAQAYLMERGVVEKDLLPCVLSTNTYEDFMLSKEIIKKISPDLFIVITSDFHMRRAKLLQEKLIDYPNVLFIAAKSTVSPDELNLLLRHEQQAIRRILGR; encoded by the coding sequence ATGGAAAAAATTAAAAACCTGATATTATTGTTGGGCGCACCCAATGATGAGCAGGGGAATCTCAGCGTTATGGCATTAGATAGAAATGAATGTGCCTATAATTTCTATTGTCATAATGAAGGGACTACAATTTTGTGTACCGGCGGCATGGGTGAACATTTCAATCGGACAGAAAAGCCGCATGGCGCTTATGCTCAAGCTTATCTTATGGAAAGAGGTGTCGTAGAGAAAGATTTACTTCCATGTGTACTATCCACAAATACTTACGAAGATTTTATGCTATCAAAAGAGATCATCAAAAAGATCTCTCCAGATCTCTTCATCGTGATTACCTCTGATTTTCACATGAGGCGAGCGAAATTATTGCAAGAAAAACTCATTGACTACCCAAATGTACTGTTTATTGCTGCAAAATCGACTGTTAGTCCCGACGAGCTTAATTTATTGTTACGGCATGAGCAACAAGCTATCCGGAGAATACTGGGACGTTAA
- a CDS encoding acyltransferase, with product MNNKNLSTKAHYPILDGLRGVAAIIVVTFHLTEPLGTGHLDILVNHGYLAVDFFFLLSGFVIGYAYDDRWHKMSIGTFFKRRIERLQPMVLLGMTLGAIGFYFTDSTIWPLIHTVPLWKMLLVMLIGYTILPVPLSLDIRGWQEMHPLNSVGWSLFFEYIANMLYAIGIRKLSKTSLSILVFIAAVALAHLAITSPTGDVSGGWTLNTEQVRIGITRTMYPFFAGLLLSRITSPSRIRHAFLYCSILIAIVFYMPRIGGAEQLWMNGIYESVCIIIVFPLIVYLGTGSISSSRLENKLCKFLGDISYPLYLVHYPFVYFYVAWISNNKDMTLIKALPYALLILVASIALAYVSLKWYDEPVRKWLRKKLG from the coding sequence ATGAACAATAAAAACCTTTCTACAAAGGCACACTATCCCATTTTAGACGGACTACGAGGCGTCGCTGCGATTATCGTTGTAACCTTTCATCTCACGGAGCCATTGGGAACAGGACATCTCGATATCTTGGTCAACCATGGCTATTTGGCCGTTGACTTTTTCTTTCTTTTATCTGGATTTGTGATCGGCTATGCTTATGATGATCGTTGGCATAAAATGTCTATTGGTACCTTCTTTAAACGCCGTATTGAACGCCTTCAGCCGATGGTTTTATTAGGTATGACTCTTGGTGCAATAGGCTTTTATTTTACAGATTCTACAATCTGGCCACTTATTCACACCGTTCCGCTCTGGAAAATGCTTTTGGTCATGCTCATTGGTTATACGATTCTTCCCGTTCCCCTCTCTTTGGATATTCGAGGCTGGCAGGAAATGCATCCGCTCAATAGTGTCGGCTGGTCATTGTTTTTTGAATATATTGCCAATATGCTATATGCCATCGGTATTCGCAAACTATCCAAAACATCGTTAAGCATTTTGGTCTTTATTGCGGCTGTCGCACTCGCGCATTTGGCGATCACAAGTCCTACTGGAGATGTTAGCGGTGGCTGGACATTAAATACTGAACAAGTGCGCATAGGAATCACCCGCACCATGTACCCTTTTTTTGCTGGCCTCCTGCTATCCAGAATAACGAGCCCGAGCCGTATCCGACATGCATTTTTATACTGTAGTATTTTAATCGCCATTGTGTTTTATATGCCTCGTATAGGTGGAGCAGAACAGCTCTGGATGAACGGGATATATGAGTCGGTATGCATTATCATTGTATTCCCCCTAATTGTTTACCTGGGGACAGGCAGCATATCAAGCAGCAGATTAGAAAATAAGCTCTGTAAATTTTTGGGTGACATCTCTTACCCGCTATACCTCGTACACTACCCTTTCGTCTATTTTTATGTTGCCTGGATCAGCAACAATAAGGATATGACGCTTATAAAAGCTTTGCCTTATGCCCTATTGATTTTGGTGGCGAGTATTGCACTAGCCTATGTCAGCTTGAAATGGTATGACGAACCTGTCCGCAAATGGCTCAGAAAGAAACTGGGTTAA
- a CDS encoding ATP-binding protein, with product MRIALFGTHKVGKTTLAEELLEKLPGYTLEVEPYYQLESSGHEFLEEPTAEDFVEQFNYAAQLISQSGDNVIFDRCVLDILAYLHILDPKKNIQFLFEKAFAVLAEIDLLVFVPIEDPDLIPCHKSDLPKLRSKVNDLLRDWIDDFSIQAIEVNGPLSSRNNQILAKIKS from the coding sequence ATGAGAATTGCCCTATTTGGCACGCACAAAGTAGGTAAAACCACCTTAGCAGAAGAGCTTCTAGAAAAGCTTCCCGGATATACACTGGAAGTAGAACCCTACTATCAGCTGGAATCATCGGGGCATGAATTCCTTGAAGAACCCACTGCCGAAGATTTCGTTGAGCAATTTAACTACGCTGCCCAGCTAATTTCACAAAGCGGAGACAATGTAATATTCGATAGATGTGTACTCGACATCTTAGCTTATCTGCATATTCTTGATCCAAAGAAAAATATTCAGTTCCTTTTTGAAAAAGCCTTTGCTGTATTGGCCGAAATTGATCTTTTGGTGTTTGTCCCCATTGAAGACCCCGATTTGATACCTTGCCACAAGTCGGATCTACCCAAACTTAGATCTAAAGTTAATGATTTACTCCGCGATTGGATTGACGACTTTAGTATACAAGCTATTGAAGTAAACGGCCCATTATCGAGTCGTAATAACCAAATACTTGCTAAAATTAAATCCTGA
- a CDS encoding Crp/Fnr family transcriptional regulator — translation MGKIQYYLKNNTRIADEHIDQISRCFRLQHLKKNTLLLSEGETCKDLYFVHRGSIRTYFVTARGQEKTRHIAFENAIITSISSFISQKKSTEFVETLENSELYAINHKDFYQLLSDIPLWEKYYRQFLESTYLCQNQKMENRITLSAKQRYDKLMSEEPIYIQRLSNRILASYLDITQETLSRLKSK, via the coding sequence ATGGGAAAAATACAATATTATCTTAAAAACAATACGCGTATTGCCGATGAGCACATAGACCAGATAAGCAGATGCTTCAGACTACAGCATTTAAAAAAGAATACCCTGTTGCTGTCAGAGGGAGAGACTTGTAAAGATTTATATTTTGTTCATCGCGGTAGTATTAGAACATACTTTGTAACCGCGCGGGGGCAGGAAAAAACGAGACATATCGCATTCGAAAATGCTATTATTACCTCAATCTCTAGCTTTATATCGCAAAAAAAGTCAACTGAATTCGTCGAAACGCTCGAAAATTCAGAACTATATGCAATAAACCATAAAGATTTTTATCAGTTATTGTCAGATATCCCGCTGTGGGAAAAATATTACCGGCAATTTTTGGAAAGTACTTATTTATGCCAGAATCAGAAGATGGAGAATCGTATAACACTTTCGGCTAAACAGCGCTATGACAAACTCATGAGTGAAGAACCAATCTATATCCAACGGCTTTCAAACAGAATACTTGCCTCTTATCTTGATATTACACAAGAAACGTTGAGTAGGCTTAAATCGAAATGA
- a CDS encoding ABC-F family ATP-binding cassette domain-containing protein, whose product MISINNLTFEIGSRALYDEANWHIKPGDKVGLIGANGTGKSTLLRLIVGQYTPTSGTISMAKDLKIGYLNQDLLSYHSDKSILHVAMEAFERQNQLHAEIEDLLHKLETDYSDDILNKLSDKQVEFEALDGYNIEFKAHEILAGLGFSEEEQKRPLATFSGGWRMRVMLARILLQTPDILLLDEPTNHMDLPSIKWLENYLQAFDGAIVIVSHDRYFLDRIIKKTVESRKGKLTLYAGNYSFYLEEKELRNELQANQFKNQQAKIKQEERLIERFRAKASKAKMAQSRIKALDRLERIDDVDDDNPTVNFSFKFSKPSGRHVVTLENISKSYPNLEILKNTSAIIEKGDKIALIGANGKGKSTLLRIVANADHEFEGKAEQGHNVSQTFFAQHQLEALHLENSILAELQTFAPKHTETELRSILGCFLFTGDDAFKKIKVLSGGEKSRVALAKALTADANFLALDEPTNHLDMQSVNILIQALQQYEGTFIVVSHDRYFLDNVANKIWYIEDKQIKEYPGTYQEYEEWAAKRVVKTEVKTEKKVKEEPKVKKEKHPLTEDKTRLLSKKNKELTSFEQKIEEQEILVKNLESKLADEAVYSDATKLQETTRSYNSAKALLTQFQESWEQLAEEIMDLEND is encoded by the coding sequence ATGATATCAATAAATAATTTAACATTTGAAATAGGATCTCGCGCTTTATATGACGAAGCAAACTGGCATATCAAACCAGGAGATAAAGTTGGCTTGATCGGTGCCAATGGTACAGGTAAATCAACTTTACTTCGCCTTATTGTCGGTCAATATACGCCCACATCAGGAACGATTTCCATGGCGAAGGACCTTAAGATTGGTTATTTAAACCAGGACTTATTGTCTTACCATTCGGACAAAAGCATTTTGCATGTTGCTATGGAAGCTTTTGAGCGCCAAAATCAATTACATGCCGAAATCGAGGACTTACTCCACAAACTAGAAACAGATTATTCGGATGACATCCTGAATAAACTAAGCGATAAACAAGTAGAATTTGAGGCCTTAGATGGTTATAACATCGAATTTAAGGCCCATGAAATCCTTGCTGGTCTAGGTTTTTCAGAAGAAGAACAAAAAAGACCATTGGCAACTTTCTCTGGAGGATGGCGTATGCGGGTTATGCTTGCCCGCATCTTATTGCAAACTCCGGATATTCTGTTACTGGATGAGCCGACCAACCACATGGACTTACCTTCCATCAAATGGCTGGAGAACTATCTGCAAGCATTTGATGGCGCCATTGTGATTGTTTCCCACGATCGATATTTCCTTGACCGCATCATCAAGAAAACAGTAGAATCACGTAAAGGAAAATTAACACTTTATGCAGGTAATTACAGTTTTTATCTTGAAGAGAAGGAATTACGGAATGAATTGCAGGCCAATCAGTTTAAAAACCAGCAAGCCAAGATAAAACAGGAAGAACGTTTAATTGAGCGTTTCCGTGCTAAGGCTTCCAAAGCCAAAATGGCGCAGTCGCGGATCAAAGCGTTGGATCGCTTGGAGAGAATTGACGATGTTGACGATGACAATCCGACGGTAAACTTCAGCTTTAAATTTTCAAAACCTTCAGGTCGTCACGTTGTGACGTTGGAAAATATTTCCAAGTCCTACCCTAACCTGGAGATCTTAAAAAATACCTCAGCAATTATAGAAAAGGGTGATAAGATTGCACTAATTGGTGCCAATGGTAAAGGTAAATCTACCCTCTTACGTATCGTGGCCAATGCGGATCACGAGTTTGAAGGAAAGGCAGAACAGGGACACAACGTGTCGCAAACATTTTTTGCACAACATCAGCTGGAAGCCTTACACCTGGAAAATTCCATCCTTGCCGAGTTACAAACTTTTGCACCGAAGCATACAGAGACCGAATTGCGCTCCATTCTTGGATGTTTTCTATTCACCGGAGACGATGCTTTCAAAAAGATCAAAGTACTTTCCGGAGGTGAGAAATCACGTGTGGCTCTTGCAAAAGCATTAACCGCAGACGCGAACTTCTTAGCGCTTGATGAACCTACCAACCACTTGGATATGCAGTCTGTCAACATTCTGATCCAGGCTTTGCAGCAATACGAAGGTACATTTATCGTTGTATCCCACGACCGGTATTTCTTGGACAATGTGGCGAACAAAATCTGGTACATTGAAGACAAACAGATCAAGGAGTACCCAGGTACTTACCAGGAATATGAAGAATGGGCTGCAAAACGCGTTGTGAAGACGGAGGTAAAAACCGAGAAAAAAGTCAAGGAAGAACCCAAAGTAAAGAAGGAGAAACATCCACTTACGGAAGATAAGACACGTTTGTTGAGCAAGAAAAATAAGGAGCTAACGTCTTTTGAACAAAAAATTGAGGAGCAGGAAATTTTAGTCAAAAACTTAGAATCGAAGCTTGCGGACGAAGCGGTTTATTCGGATGCGACTAAGTTACAGGAAACTACACGTTCTTACAACTCAGCAAAGGCATTATTGACACAATTCCAGGAGAGTTGGGAGCAGTTGGCGGAAGAAATCATGGATTTGGAAAATGATTAA
- a CDS encoding quinone-dependent dihydroorotate dehydrogenase, translating into MYKLVKPIFFTMNPETAHHKVTGGLNVFSKIWGAKQLLNAFFTVEDPRLEREVFGLKFKNPVGLAAGFDKNAEYIADMTNLGFGFIEIGTVTPKPQPGNDKPRMFRLVSDEALINRMGFNNQGADVAATRLKNLKDRKGLLIGGNIGKNKVTPNEEAVNDYIYCFNALFDYVDYFVVNVSSPNTPGLRDLQEKEPLKHLLNTLQSLNVAKTAPKPILLKIAPDLTDSQLDDIVEIVLETQIAGVIATNTTISREGLKSQQELINEAGGVSGRPLTKRSTEVIRYLSEKSNKAFPIIGVGGIHSAKDAIEKLDAGASLIQVYTGFIYEGPGLIAKICKGILQTGR; encoded by the coding sequence ATGTATAAATTAGTCAAACCTATATTCTTTACAATGAATCCGGAGACGGCTCACCATAAAGTGACCGGTGGATTGAATGTTTTCTCAAAAATTTGGGGCGCCAAACAATTATTGAACGCTTTTTTTACCGTGGAAGATCCACGTTTGGAACGCGAAGTCTTTGGATTGAAATTTAAAAATCCTGTGGGCCTTGCTGCTGGCTTTGATAAAAATGCGGAATATATTGCAGATATGACTAATTTGGGATTTGGTTTTATCGAAATTGGAACGGTAACTCCTAAGCCGCAACCGGGAAACGATAAACCCAGGATGTTCCGACTTGTTTCCGATGAAGCTTTGATCAATAGAATGGGATTTAATAATCAAGGGGCAGACGTTGCCGCCACAAGATTGAAAAATCTAAAGGATCGAAAAGGATTGTTAATAGGGGGGAATATCGGTAAGAATAAGGTGACGCCTAATGAGGAAGCTGTCAATGACTACATTTATTGCTTCAATGCATTGTTTGACTACGTGGATTATTTTGTGGTCAATGTGAGCTCCCCGAATACACCGGGCTTACGCGATTTGCAGGAAAAGGAACCTTTAAAACATCTATTAAATACTTTACAAAGCCTCAATGTCGCTAAAACAGCTCCGAAGCCAATTCTGCTTAAGATAGCACCTGATTTGACGGATAGTCAATTGGATGATATCGTCGAGATCGTATTGGAGACACAAATTGCAGGCGTCATCGCAACAAATACAACAATTTCAAGAGAAGGCTTAAAGAGTCAACAGGAACTGATTAATGAAGCGGGCGGGGTAAGTGGACGTCCTTTGACCAAGCGTTCAACAGAAGTTATTCGCTACTTAAGCGAAAAGTCCAACAAGGCATTTCCTATCATTGGTGTAGGGGGGATTCATTCGGCGAAAGATGCCATAGAGAAGTTAGATGCAGGAGCCAGTCTCATTCAAGTTTATACCGGTTTTATCTACGAAGGTCCAGGCTTGATTGCAAAGATTTGTAAAGGCATATTGCAGACAGGAAGATAA
- a CDS encoding TIGR02757 family protein, with protein sequence MAVDFDLKDFLDKKVDEYNQPGFIPNDPISIPHQFSTKQDIEIMGFLASIMAWGQRKTIINKCKELIVRMDGEPYDYIMNHQEQDLKSLLGFKHRTFNDTDILYFVSFFRHHYQHFESLEDAFLVGQESRQEVDLEMALNAFKTYFFSLPDYPVRTRKHISSPAQKSTVKRINMFLRWMVRKDTNGVDFGIWHRLSPKDLICPCDVHVERVARKFGLITLDKVNWKTAQELTANLRLLDPLDPVKYDFALFGLGVEGEM encoded by the coding sequence ATGGCAGTTGATTTTGATCTGAAAGATTTCTTGGATAAGAAAGTTGATGAATATAATCAACCTGGTTTTATTCCAAATGATCCCATATCGATTCCGCATCAATTTTCAACGAAGCAGGACATTGAAATCATGGGATTCTTGGCTTCGATTATGGCCTGGGGCCAACGGAAGACAATTATCAATAAATGCAAAGAGCTCATCGTTCGAATGGATGGCGAGCCATACGATTATATCATGAATCATCAAGAACAGGATCTAAAAAGTTTATTGGGATTTAAGCATCGTACGTTTAATGATACAGATATTCTTTATTTTGTTTCTTTTTTTAGGCATCACTATCAGCATTTCGAATCTTTGGAAGATGCTTTTCTCGTAGGGCAGGAGAGCAGGCAAGAGGTCGACTTAGAAATGGCGCTGAATGCCTTTAAAACCTATTTCTTTTCGTTGCCTGATTATCCTGTTCGCACACGGAAACACATTAGTAGTCCAGCACAGAAGTCAACCGTCAAGCGGATCAATATGTTTTTACGCTGGATGGTCAGAAAAGATACAAATGGGGTAGACTTTGGAATTTGGCACCGTCTGTCCCCAAAAGATCTAATCTGTCCGTGCGATGTCCATGTTGAGCGCGTTGCCCGTAAATTTGGTCTAATTACATTGGATAAAGTGAATTGGAAAACAGCCCAGGAATTAACGGCCAATCTACGCCTACTAGATCCGTTGGATCCGGTCAAATATGATTTTGCGTTGTTTGGCTTAGGCGTAGAAGGGGAAATGTAA